In the genome of Euleptes europaea isolate rEulEur1 chromosome 7, rEulEur1.hap1, whole genome shotgun sequence, one region contains:
- the CCDC25 gene encoding coiled-coil domain-containing protein 25, which translates to MVFYFTSSVVPSAYTIYMGKDKYENEDLIKYGWPEDIWFHVDKLSSAHVYLRLHKGQTVDDIPKEVLIDCAHLVKANSIQGCKMNNVNVVYTPWTNLKKTADMDVGQIGFHRQKDVKTLTVEKKVNEILNRLEKTKTEQFPDLCAEKEARDREERNEKKAQIQEMKRKEKEEMKKKKEMEELRNYSSLMKAENMSSNQDGNDSDDFM; encoded by the exons ATGGTGTTTTACTTCACGTCCAGCG TTGTCCCCTCTGCTTACACCATTTACATGGGAAAAGATAAATATGAAA ATGAAGACCTAATAAAGTATGGCTGGCCAGAAGACATTTG GTTCCATGTGGACAAGCTCTCCTCTGCTCATGTCTACCTCAGGCTACACAAG GGGCAAACAGTGGATGACATCCCGAAAGAGGTTTTGATAGATTGTGCACACCTGGTGAAGGCCAACAGCATTCAAG gctGCAAAATGAACAACGTCAACGTTGTGTACACCCCGTGGACTAATCTAAAGAAAACAGCAGACATGGACGTGGGACAGATCGGGTTCCACAGACAGAAGGAC GTGAAGACGTTGACAGTGGAGAAGAAGGTGAACGAGATCTTGAACCGACTGGAGAAGACCAAAACGGAGCAATTCCCAGACCTGTGTGCAGAGAAGGAGGCCCGTGACCGGGAGGAGAGGAACGAGAAGAAGGCCCAGATCCAGGAGATGAAgcggaaagagaaggaggagatgaagaagaaaaaagagatggAGGAACTCAG GAATTACTCTTCCTTAATGAAGGCTGAAAACATGTCCTCGAATCAG GATGGCAATGACTCGGACGACTTCATGTAA